In Rhodamnia argentea isolate NSW1041297 chromosome 1, ASM2092103v1, whole genome shotgun sequence, the genomic window AATAAAAGCTGAAAAGTATGCCCTCCTGCATTGTATTGACTCTTCCTACCATATATTGCGTCatgcttttctgaattttttcagGTTTGCAAATTTTTGGAGGTCTCCAAGTTGTCATTTTTGTCGGAGTATGGTCCAAAGTTGAAAGAAGGTTATGTAATGGTGAAGCATTTACCGCAACTCTCAAAGGACAACACAGAAATAAGTTGCTGGCCTTGTCAGTGGTTTGGCTGTTGCAGCAACTGGCAAAAGGTATTTAATTCCTTAAATTTGAAACTTAGGTGGTTCAGTTTTGTCTTTGAGATGATATCTCAGATTGatctttttatctatttttggaGGGTCATTGGATATTTATTGAACTATTCAACACTTACTAGACCTTCAAAATGTCTGTGACCTGTGCTTGATTACAACTAAACTATAAGTTTTTTATGTTATGGTCAAGTGTCTTGGCTCACAGAATAGAAACAGCAGTTGAGTTGCCTTTCGTTCTGATTTGGTGTTGCCTTCTGTTTTGTGATCTCTTATTCATGTACAGTCTTTTCTCGATAAATATAAGTTCAATTAAATATGTTCGCTTTGTAGTAGTGTCATGAATTTTACAAAATACCTATATGATAAGAAAGCAGAAGATTACCAATGAAAATTTGTTGcaaaaggtcaacattcagaTGCTCCATTAATctactttattttattatcaatttaTATTGCTAATGGACTTGGGTAATTTGGAGCTCTTGCAATTTTTAGGTCTACATTTTTATGCCTTTTCTTGCTGTTGTCCATGCAATTAGACTATTTCACTCTCTTTTTGCATACTTCACGTGAAATCATTGTCTCATCTGATTGTTGTAGGTGTGGGCTGTTCTAAAACCTGGATTTTTGGCATTTCTGGAAGATCCACTTGACACAGAACCCTTGGATATACTCGTCTTTGATGTACTACCAGTCACTCGAGGAAAGGAAAGTTCTGATACAAAAGGAAGTTCTTGGTTATCCTTGGCTGATCAGACAAATGAACGAAATCCTCTATACTATGGTTTCAAGGTAAAGTAGGAATTTGCagctttcttttgtttgtgGAAAATCTGGCCTGGGAAGTACACCAGGCCAAGAAATTTTTATCAGTCTTATTTGTTTCACACAGTTGTGTTCACGCGCATGAGCGCGCgtgtgagtgagagagagagagagagaggaggagagagattgTGTGCTTGGATACGTCCATATGTATATGGCACCATGGATAAATCAAGAAGCTCAAACCAGCTATTGTATGGGCGTTGACAAGATAAATTAGTTTGGTAGAAGTTTACTGTCCACTTTTCCAGTTTCCAGGTCCATTCTGAGCTGAATGAGGGAGTCTAGTACGCTCCATTTAGACCATATATACAATACCTTTACCAATCCAAAATTATGTCACTTCCAGATGGAGGTAGTTAATAAATGAATGCAGAAAGATAGATATTATCAAATTGTCATTCTGCTTCAGTAAAACTTCACCTAGCGGCATTGATGAAACTAAGAGCACATATCTACCAGATGGATAATTttactttttcactttttttagtATATGAGATTTTTCTGTTGCAGTGAGACACATATTATGGGCAGGTTGATTGCATCTAGAGGGTTGCCATTGTAATCATCGTCAGTTTTTTACATCTCCTAATAATGTTACAAGTGATTATTGggcttttgttgcttttttattgttttctggcaattatatattatatttacAAGGGTTTTGAAACATCAAAAGGTTTCATGTGGAAATCGGTCCATAAACTTACGGACAACGAGTTCCGGTAAAGTCAGAGGTTGGATTTCTGCCATTAATGATGCTGCTCTAAAGCCTCCAGAAGGTTGGTGTCATCCCCATTCCTATGGTTCCTTTGCTCCTCCTAGGGGTCTAAATGAAGATGGAAGTCAGGTTCAGCGGTTTATAGATGGGGATGCAGCTTTTGAAGCGGTTGCTTCTGCAATAGAGGATGCTAAGTCTGAGGTTGTTCATTTCGTCATACATAGCTTTAACAGACTAGAATTTTCATCTTCTTATGCTGAAATGATAAGGTACATATTTGCAGATATTCATTACTGGGTGGTGGCTTTGCCCTGAATTGTATCTGAGACGTCCTTTCGACAAACATCCTTCCTCCAGGCTCGATACATTACTAGAAGCAAAGGCTAAGCAAGGAGTTCAGGTGAAGATGCAGAAAAACCTGTCCTCTGTCATAACTCATTCTCTTGCGGTTTTGGCTTTTCTTCACCTTTTAGTGAGATTTTTTTAACGTTACTTTATATCTCCATACGAAGTATTTCATCTTCTATGGATCCAACTCTATCCCCAAAAGAGTATCTCGAAATTGAATTGATTGTGCTATCATCTTTtcagattatttttttggttttccctTTTTGTCCACATTTTGTGTTTGGGAGTCCATAATATCAGATTCACCACGAATAGTGGGAAAGAGCTAGACTAGATAGTTTCAATATTTCTCTCGGAGTTCTTAAATATAtattctatcttttcttttttcacatgaATAGTAGGTTTTTAAGCCATGTTTACCGCTAATGTTGGTTCCATAAGCTCAAATAATTTCACATCTACTTTCATTTGGTTTAATAAGTAGCCCAtctatttaccaaaaaaaataaaaataaaataagtagcCCATCTGTATCAAACAGCAGAGGCCAGATATAAGGCCTTTGCCTCTTACCTCTATATGACGTAGACAGATACTTCTCCTTGCTTGTTGTCCTTCTCTCAGATTACCTGTTACTACTCTCAATAGACCACCTAGTAATTCTCTCTCTTGATCCTGCAGATTTACGTCCTTCTTTATAAGGAGGTGTCTATTGCTTTAAAAATCAACAGCATGTACAGTAAAAAGAAGCTCCTTGACATCCATGAGAATGTGAAGGTGCTGCGATATCCTGATCACTTGTCTACTGGAGTTTATCTATGGTAAGCAATTGTGGATAGCTCATACTGATACAACTGCAGTTCAAACAGATGATGAATAATCTTGTCCGGTCAGGTCACACCATGAAAAACTTGTCATTGTCGACTACCAAGTCTGCTTTCTTGGAGGACTAGATCTATGCTTTGGCCGTTATGACACCATTGATCATAAAGTGGGCGATTGCCCTGCTTCCATATGGCCGGGAAAGGATTATTACAATCCCAGGTACtcagttttctttttccactttttaTTGGGTGAAATAAGCTACAGTATGAAATATGTTCAAATTGCGATTGGTTCAAGAAAGCAATAGATGAATCAGTAAGAAATTCATGATAAAAACCTAACACAAACAAGTTTATCGTTGCATCTTCCCATATGCTTATCTAATGGTAGTACTCTACTGATGTCTGGGTAGAGAATCTGAACCAGATTCCTGGGAAGACACAATGATGGATGAGCTGGAGCGAGAAAAATATCCCCGCATGCCATGGCATGATGTCCAATGTGCTCTCTGGGGGCCACCTTGCCGAGATGTTGCTAGGCACTTTGTCCAGCGCTGGAACCATGCCAAGGTCCCTTGATACTTTCACTCAACTTTATGGCACTCACTCCATGAATATATCATATAATTAAATCTTGTTCATTTTCCAGAGAAACAAAGCTCCAAATGAGCAGACAATCCCGTTACTCATGCCTCGCCATTATATGGTCCTTCCTCATTATATGGGAAGAAGCAGCGAGATTAACATCAAAAGTACAAATGCAGAAGAAAACCACCAAGGCCATAGCAGGCATAACTCCTTTTCCGCAGAGTCACCACTGGATGCTATCCCGTTACTTCTACCACAAGAAGCTGATCCGCAAAGCAGTTTTGATCTTGACCATAAGCCAAATGGCCCCCATGCACACCACGATCATCATCTCAAACCATCTGTGTCTTGTGAAGGTCTTTTACTTACTTTCCTGAAGTTCAAAGTTGACGATTCTGTTAAGGATACTCAGTTGAAGGGTTTTGTTGGTGACAGTTGATTGCCTCGATTGTGAAAGAGAAAATCTGCCCGAGGTTGCACAATTTAGCAGGAGACTTGTGGATGAGCAGCAGGAGGCTTCAGACGAGGGTGACAATGATTTGACAATTGGACATGGACAAGTTGGTCCACGTGTCAGTTGTCGATGTCAGGTAGACATTCATCATTGACCTTTTAAAATTCCAGAATTGTGGTTATTGCCTGAGTTTTAGGCATGATGCTAGCATTTCTATAAGGAAAACTCTTGCCATATGTAGGTTGTCAGGAGTGCAAGCCAATGGTCAGCGGGAACAAGCCAAACAGAAGAGAGTATTCACAAGGCTTGCTGTTCTCTTATCGAGAGAGCAGAGCACTTTGTTTACATAGAGGTAACGACCATAAAGTAACTGAGTATTTTCTATGATTTGACATCTTCTACAGGATCTGCAATGGATATACTTGTGATCCCCTGTTGTTTGGGCTTattttctcattcttcttttgaaagataGACCATTTGAACTacagatttttcttcaaaatgtttTGGAATCACTTGCAACTACTACCGCTATATTGAATTCTTTTGCCATGTAAAGAACCAAATTATGCTGCTAGTTAGGCATGGAGGGAAGGTGCTTTTCTTGGTCCTTCAACGGAAAAATTTGTGCGTTTATTGAAACATATGATGACAAGTCCATGTCCATTAACCATTGGTCGAATCATGTATTTTACGTAGTGTGCTCTGAAGCTGCGCCTAGCCTGGAGTGGGACATCCGTTTTTACATGCCATGTTTCATCTTTTAAAGATTTTGAAAGAGACGACCAACCAGAAAAATGAATGCTGCTGGTTTATGGCTTTAACTGACAGTGAGGAACCCAAGCAATACAGACTTTAGTTAGCCAGGAGATGAAACGATCAGACAATTAGGACATTTCTAcaaaaaaatggccaaaataagCCTTCAGCCTCTGCAACAAAATGAGTTGTTTAACCTGAGGAGGTGGTCTCAACaattatgtaattttatttcttgaacattgagattctttctttccttggatATGTGCGACTTAATTTTGCTCTTTTAATGTTAAAATGGCAACTCTTAGTGATGACTTGTTGCTTGCTTCCAGAATCAATTTTTCATATCAGGTCTTGCAAGGGATGAGACTATACAGAATCGTGTCCTTGACGCATTATACAAGCGCATTTTGCAAGCACACAAAGAGAGAACAAGTTTCCGTGTTATCATTGTCCTACCTCTTTTACCTGGCTTTCAGGTACTTATTTTTGGATTAGTTCTCTAATTAAGATGAACACGAGAGTGACCTTTCTTCCCTTAACGACACTCGATAACAGGGAGGCATTGATGATGGTGGAGCAGCTACAGTTAGAGCAATTATGCATTGGCAATATCGAACCATTAGCAGAGGAAAGACCTCGATATTGCACAATCTCAAAGAAGCGCTTGGTGATAAGACACAAGACTATATTTCCTTTTATGGTCTACGATCTTATGGTAGACTTTCTGATCGTGGCCCCGTGGCAACAAGTCAGGTATCTATTTGGAGCGTCTTGCTTATATCCATTATGAGGTCCTAGTTCTTATTCTAGTTGTCCCAAAAATTATTCTGTGGGCAGCACATAATGGCCATTAACTTATTGTCCTTGAACCAACAAGCAGTTACATATTAGGTAGATGATAGCTAGTTCAGAGAGGGTGTTGAGGTCCAATCGAAGGCGGTGTTACTTGATATAGTAATGTGTCCCATGAGAATGAGTTTTGAGTGTCGTTATTATCTTGAAGATATTGCTAAGTAGATGTTTCTAACCATTAGCCCAAACTTCGTAGAATGTCGATTTGTCTGACAGAATGAAGTTAAATTGTTTAAGTATGTTCTTGTGGATCGTTCGTTGCAGGTGTATGTGCACAGTAAAGTCATGATTATAGATGATCGGGTTTCCTTTATTGGATCCTCAAATATCAATGATAGGAGTTTACTAGGATCAAGAGACTCCGAGGTAATGTGCTAGCTCTATTTCACTCTTCAAGTTCTCCAATTCATTGCGCTTAGATTCTAcagtgcttcttccatcttgttCTGCTTGGAGATTAATGATGCTGCTCTTCTCAGATTGGGGTAATAATTGAAGATAAGGAGTTTGTGGAGTCGTCTATTAATGGAGAGCCGTGGAAGGCGGGAAAGTTTTCTCATAGTCTCAGGTGTTCGCTATGGTCGGAACACTTAGGACTTCATCCTGGAGAGGTTTGTGATCCAAAACACATGATTAAGACTCTCGATGCTCTATACATTATATTGCAACGTTTTCCCTCAATTGACAATATTTTGCCTAGATCCTAGTATGCCAAGACCATCTATCTAATAGTGACTTCCGGCATACAATTCTCGCAGATCCACCAAATAGAGGATCCCGTTGCCGATGCAACGTACAGGGACTTGTGGTTGGCAACTGCAAAGGTACGGCAAGTTTGAGCAAAACACGTCTGGTCGCTGGTCCAGGTTGGACTTTGCAATGAATTGATTGTATCATCCTTCTGCAGGCGAACTCCAAAATTTATGACGATGTGTTTGCTTGCATCCCTAATGATAACATCCGGTCAAGGTATGATGCAGCCTGAGAGCCTTCTCCTCATTCCTTCCTCCTTAAGTCAAGCTTTCATTCGTCTAACATTAACCGTGCCACAGAGCATCATTGAGACACAGCATGGCCCACTGGAAAGACAAGGCCGGGCTCACCACCATCGATCTAGGAATAGCACCCGAGAAGCTGGAGAACACCAACGACAAAGATGCTAAAGAGACAGACCCGATGGAGAGACTGAAATCGGTCAGGGGACTTCTCGTCACCTTCCCACTGGAGTTCATGTGCCAAGAAGATCTGAGGCCGATGTTGATAGAGGGCGAGTTCTATGCATCGCCGCAAGTGTTTCATTAAAGCAACGAATCACAGTAGCTGTAGGACACGGAAACATTCGTATTCATACACACTCGATAGTTAGATCATGATAGGAGTCCACGCAATTGTATAGGAAATTACAAaagccaaaaaacaaaaaaaaaaaatggagggaaGGAAAAAGATGGGGGAGCGTACACTAACATGGAGTCGGAGTCGGAGACGACGAGTCTAACCAAATGCCGCATTGGCTGTGATTCAAAGCTTTGTACCAATAGCAACTAACTTATTCAATTCTTTTCGATTAAAAATGCACAAGATTGAGAGTTTGTGCATCTGTATAAACTATTGACTCCCATTGAACATGAGATTGCCATTGCTGCTTATGAGGCCCACTTCCTGTTCTTCTCTCAAATTCTGTTCTTGATCTTCATCTCGGGGGACATAACCTGAGAGAGAGGCCCAGCCACAAGGAGGGCCATCGTATGGGTGATGGGCCCAGAGGCCCGGATTGATGGTGGGCCTGGAGGCCCAGTCACAAGGGCTCTCGGATTGATGGTGGGCCGAGAGCCCAGTCGCATCTGCCCGCCCTGCAAGTGTAAACCGGGAATGATTTGGGCCGCTGTTCGACGTCATTGACTAGAtccgagagggagagagcacCGAGCGTCATTTCTGCCGCGCGAAGATGGCGTCTTCGGGCTCCGCCGTCGAATCCGGAGCTCCGGTTTCGCTGAAGGACCTCCGTCCGCCTTCTCCGCTCTTCGCCGACGGGGCTTCTCTTCGCGTCCTCGGCAAGTACGCTGTcatgtcctcctcctccttaatCTATTGAAGCGTGAATCGGTGTGCATTTCTCTCCCCCGTCATTTTCGTCCATGTACTCGGCATTTTCATTCCCCATTGCTCCCCTGGTTTCGCTTTTGGCGAGGGGATATTTGGCACGAGAAACCCTAACAGACGTAGAATCTCTGACAATGGTGCCCGTGGGATCTAGGGTTTGCATATTGGTAGTTCTTCTCCATTGGTCCAGGTTCGATGATGTGGCTGTAAAGCCGGGCTCCGGAGTGACGGCTCTCATATACTTGGAGAACTAGACTAGAGTTCCGAATTTGTCGTCAACATTCCATTGTTTGGAATTTCGATCGTGTTAGATTCCGCGGGCTTCGCTGGTGATGAACTTCCAATGTTTGTGATggcccctaaaaaaaaaaaatgttgactgATGCTGCATTGCACATGGCAAGGCCTGTAATGAGCTTGGATTAGACACTTTCCTGGGTATTGATTTTGTCTCGATTACTTGTGAATGTGGCTGATCCTATTTTGAACCGGGATGAAGCGATCGTCCCTGACCTTTTAGGAATCAAAAGGGGTCCAGCCGATGCAAGGTCGGGGAAATGCTTTTGGATCAGTTGTCCGTTTGTTGTCCTTCATTTATCGGTAGTTCCTACCGGAGAATCGTCTAGACATTGTCGATTGGATTGTATGCCGTCAATCATCTGCGCATCTTTTGCTTCTATTGTTCACCAGTTTCTCCTTTCGGAAAGTTGTGGTGGTTTATCGGGGGACTGATATCTGCTTTTCACTTGAGGTTACAAGAGTATTCCGTGGAGACGACGGTAGCGATTATTGTTGATAGAGATGCTAGTCTGAAGATAGACACGCAGCATCTGAGGGACCTTAGCTTTCGTGTTGGCTCGATCTACCAGTTCATCGGCGAACTCCGGATTCAACCTGATAATGAGGTGAGATCTTTCATTGTTATGATTTGAGCTTTGCCGGCAAATGGGTGAGAGCGGGTTGTGCATGATGGTATTGGCGTCCAGGTTAAAATGTTTTATTGCTTTTCAGGCGTTGTTGCAGGCACGAGTGGGTAGGAACGTCGACGGCCTTGACCTAGACCTGTACCATCAGTCTTTGCAGCTTGTTAGACAGTTTCAGGTTGAACGCACGAGGTATCGATCAACTTGACACGCGTTGTTACTGAGAGGATCTTCAGAAGTTATTTCGGGAAAGATACAAAGGCAAACAACCCCGAGGCTATTCCAAGACTCCTTGGCATCGTCGACAGAGACGGCGGTTGGGATTATGTTAGTGCGCGGACCGATTAATTCGTTGTAAGTGATGGAAGCTGGAAGTGACGGTGATCTAAACCGAACAACATGGAGGATGAATTTTGCTGCTGAACGCGGGTTGTTCTTATTGTTGCCACATTGAATCGTTGTGTGTAAATGGGCTTACAGCTTCCCCGCTTACCCCCTCTGATCTTCTTGAGGTAGGCATTAGCATGCCAAGAAACGACTTCGGTAGGGAGACACGACCAAGAAGATGATGACCAAATGAGTGAAAATTCAGACAACTAATCTGCGGAAAATTCTTTAACTCAAACAAGCATGCTCTATTTGCGAATCAGTTTTCGATGAAGCGGCCCGGTTGCAAACAAACCTTTAATCTTGGGTTTGCCGTAGCATGTCCCAAGAGGGTATATTCATTTGAATCTATGTCGGGCGGGGAGGGGGGCACTACACGAACCTTTAAACCCGGTTGTACGAGTCAGGGCGTGAGTGCCTAGAGTGGCACAAACCTACACAACTCCCTCATCTAAATCTGATTTACTACACAACCCAATCCCCCCACCAGATTCGGATCCACCGAGCGATCCCGTCGTCGTCCTTCCAATTAGGCTCGGTGCGATGAGGGCGCCTAAGGGGGGTCGCTGTCGGCAGATCGCACACCGCGCGCCAAATCCTTAGCTAGCTTTCTCGGTGAGATTACATGAGATTTCAACGCCCATCTCGATTGGCTGTTCCCATCATACATTGAAGTCTTCAATGTCGTCCTGACCTTAGGAGATTGGTGGGGGGTGGGCCGTTAGGCAGTGCCAGTGCCAGTGCTCGTGCTCGGAGGAGATGGAAGTACTTCCATTTTCTCGCACCTAATCGTGGAAAATAAAGCTGATCGTTCGCTGTCGCTTCCGGTGCACCGCCCCACATGGGATTGTTGGCCAGGATTACGTGTCGGAACTTCATTGGCCGTTCGTCTTGACTTGTTCCCTCCGCGACCGTGAGTGGCTTGACGCCCTTTGGGCCCCATCTGAAGACGCCACCTTTCGCACCGACTTTCGTCGACCGGCGACCATCGTGTGGTCGTGGTTGGCtacaatcttcttcttctcctctctctctctctctctctctctctctctctctctcacagttgtttttggcttttccaattttctttatttttgttttaaattggtgtgtataccaagaaaaaaaaatgaaccggTACATCTGTATTAAAtttatttccaaaataatttttgggtgatcaaaaacttcaaaccaacacacttgtgataaattcacCATAGTTTAATTTTTGGATTGCTGAAATTCTCAAAACACTACACTTATGACAATTTCACCTCAAACTTATGCTGATTTTCACGTGGACTTccatgtcaattgagttcttgTCGCGTGTCATCTAGTTCAGCGATCTCACCgtaaaatttgatgaaagcTTAT contains:
- the LOC115752834 gene encoding LOW QUALITY PROTEIN: phospholipase D zeta 1-like (The sequence of the model RefSeq protein was modified relative to this genomic sequence to represent the inferred CDS: deleted 1 base in 1 codon) → MLTERLIGEGLSEAGGGRGGIPRASSQRQCLDSEWIFDELPAATIVSVSRPETGEFSPMLLSYTIELQYKQFKWHLWKKASQVLYLHFALKKRALIEEFYEKQEQVKEWLQSLGIVDQMAVVPDDDEPDDGAVPLNTEERSKARDVPSKAVLPIIRPSLGRQQTVSDSAKVAMQNYLNHFLGNLDIVNSREVCKFLEVSKLSFLSEYGPKLKEGYVMVKHLPQLSKDNTEISCWPCQWFGCCSNWQKVWAVLKPGFLAFLEDPLDTEPLDILVFDVLPVTRGKESSDTKGSSWLSLADQTNERNPLYYGFKVSCGNRSINLRTTSSGKVRGWISAINDAALKPPEGWCHPHSYGSFAPPRGLNEDGSQVQRFIDGDAAFEAVASAIEDAKSEIFITGWWLCPELYLRRPFDKHPSSRLDTLLEAKAKQGVQIYVLLYKEVSIALKINSMYSKKKLLDIHENVKVLRYPDHLSTGVYLWSHHEKLVIVDYQVCFLGGLDLCFGRYDTIDHKVGDCPASIWPGKDYYNPRESEPDSWEDTMMDELEREKYPRMPWHDVQCALWGPPCRDVARHFVQRWNHAKRNKAPNEQTIPLLMPRHYMVLPHYMGRSSEINIKSTNAEENHQGHSRHNSFSAESPLDAIPLLLPQEADPQSSFDLDHKPNGPHAHHDHHLKPSVSCEGLLLTFLKFKVDDSVKDTQLKGFVGDVDCLDCERENLPEVAQFSRRLVDEQQEASDEGDNDLTIGHGQVGPRVSCRCQVVRSASQWSAGTSQTEESIHKACCSLIERAEHFVYIENQFFISGLARDETIQNRVLDALYKRILQAHKERTSFRVIIVLPLLPGFQGGIDDGGAATVRAIMHWQYRTISRGKTSILHNLKEALGDKTQDYISFYGLRSYGRLSDRGPVATSQVYVHSKVMIIDDRVSFIGSSNINDRSLLGSRDSEIGVIIEDKEFVESSINGEPWKAGKFSHSLRCSLWSEHLGLHPGEIHQIEDPVADATYRDLWLATAKANSKIYDDVFACIPNDNIRSRASLRHSMAHWKDKAGLTTIDLGIAPEKLENTNDKDAKETDPMERLKSVRGLLVTFPLEFMCQEDLRPMLIEGEFYASPQVFH
- the LOC115752864 gene encoding CST complex subunit TEN1, with protein sequence MASSGSAVESGAPVSLKDLRPPSPLFADGASLRVLGKLQEYSVETTVAIIVDRDASLKIDTQHLRDLSFRVGSIYQFIGELRIQPDNEALLQARVGRNVDGLDLDLYHQSLQLVRQFQVERTRYRST